A single Leptospira biflexa serovar Patoc strain 'Patoc 1 (Paris)' DNA region contains:
- a CDS encoding MBOAT family O-acyltransferase, giving the protein MLFNSFEFLAFFFITIIIGNLLKNRWQRLFFLLASYYFYMAWQPSSISCSAMADSGLKFFTDRMYCDLKINPYVLILLFSTIIDYFAARLIEAKQDGDSQRGWLLVLSLVVNLGTLGFFKYTDFLLGLINDIHLLGSFQFEKQNIILPVGISFYTFQSMSYTIDVYNRKIEARKSFLDFSLYVAFFPQLVAGPIVRAETFFRDLDYRLSVHKEHIEAAFALILIGFTRKIVFADNLAKVVDSTFANYQNLNSIEIWTGTLAFGWQIYFDFAGYTDIAIGVARLFGFQFNPNFNFPMSCKNISDHWSRWHISFSTWIRDYIYIPLGGSRVSVIMYIRNIMITWLFAGLWHGAAYHYVGWGIWQGTMLLTHKFYGDTSVSKFFNQKGGKTYDIFSRILTMFCLAFGFIMFRAETMEKAIPMMKALVFLNDSGAPITRWMNYRFGILLVICFTASYIFSKRQIPTLLTGSWMKYSIFVIVNILLLLLFGVTESQNFLYFQF; this is encoded by the coding sequence AATTTTTAGCCTTCTTTTTTATCACAATCATCATTGGAAATCTTTTAAAGAATCGATGGCAAAGATTGTTCTTTTTACTCGCCAGTTATTATTTTTACATGGCTTGGCAACCATCATCAATCTCATGTTCGGCGATGGCAGATAGTGGTCTCAAATTCTTTACAGATAGAATGTATTGTGATCTCAAAATCAATCCATATGTTTTGATTCTGTTGTTTTCAACGATTATAGATTATTTCGCAGCTCGCTTAATTGAAGCAAAACAAGATGGTGATTCACAAAGAGGTTGGTTACTTGTTTTATCACTCGTTGTGAATCTTGGAACATTGGGGTTTTTTAAATACACCGATTTTTTGCTCGGACTCATTAACGATATCCATCTTCTTGGATCCTTTCAATTTGAAAAACAAAACATTATTTTACCAGTTGGGATTTCCTTTTATACATTTCAATCGATGAGTTATACAATCGACGTATATAATCGTAAAATAGAAGCTCGTAAGTCCTTTTTAGACTTTTCTTTGTATGTGGCTTTCTTCCCTCAATTGGTTGCGGGTCCTATTGTTCGTGCAGAAACTTTTTTTCGAGATCTTGATTACAGATTAAGTGTTCATAAAGAACATATTGAAGCAGCGTTTGCCTTAATATTAATTGGTTTCACAAGAAAAATTGTCTTTGCTGACAACTTAGCAAAAGTAGTCGATTCTACATTTGCCAATTACCAAAATCTAAATTCGATCGAAATCTGGACTGGAACACTTGCCTTCGGATGGCAAATTTATTTCGATTTTGCCGGTTATACCGATATCGCAATTGGTGTTGCTCGTTTATTTGGATTCCAATTCAATCCAAACTTTAATTTTCCAATGTCCTGTAAAAATATCTCAGACCATTGGTCGCGTTGGCATATTTCTTTTTCTACATGGATACGAGATTATATCTACATTCCGTTAGGTGGTTCCCGAGTCAGTGTAATCATGTATATTAGAAATATCATGATCACTTGGTTATTTGCAGGTTTATGGCATGGAGCTGCCTACCATTATGTTGGTTGGGGAATTTGGCAAGGGACGATGTTACTGACACACAAATTTTATGGGGATACATCCGTTTCAAAATTCTTTAACCAAAAAGGTGGAAAAACTTACGATATCTTCTCCCGGATACTTACAATGTTTTGTCTCGCGTTTGGGTTTATCATGTTCCGCGCGGAAACTATGGAAAAAGCAATCCCTATGATGAAAGCACTTGTCTTCCTCAATGATTCTGGCGCACCCATCACACGTTGGATGAATTACCGCTTTGGAATTTTACTCGTAATTTGTTTTACGGCAAGTTATATTTTTTCCAAAAGACAAATCCCTACTCTACTCACTGGTAGTTGGATGAAATATTCCATTTTCGTCATCGTGAACATTCTTTTATTATTATTATTCGGGGTAACAGAAAGTCAGAACTTCCTCTACTTTCAATTTTAA